Proteins encoded within one genomic window of Bremerella alba:
- the amt gene encoding ammonium transporter: protein MPSALTQLDIAWMLICAALVMLMQGGFCLLESGLVRAKNSFNVALKNLVDFCASAAVYWLFGFAIMFGASYHGWFGTTMFCLGEDASPWLMAFFIFQMVFCGTATTIISGAVAERIRFRGYFIIALIVSGVIYPLFGHWAWGGAADGTASGWLAREGFIDFAGSTVVHSVGGWVALAAILVIGPRIGRFEGENPGIHGHNLTLATFGVLMLWFGWFGFNGGSTLAMNDSVPLIIVNTNLAAAFGGLACLSCSWLIHRRPDVGHTMNGVVAGLVGITASCHIVAPWAAVAIGCGAGVICCLVTELLPKLKIDDVIGAFPAHACAGAFGTLALAFLADPSHFGEGMTAWSQFWVQLKGVAVCATLSFGGGFTLIYLINLVLPFRTSAEHEVAGLNISEHGASTELIDLLTNMSRHREQGDFSQKVDIEPHTEVGQIAAEYNRVLECVNKEMKQRTEAESRFRGIFENAVEGIYQTTPQGQFMTINPALARMLGYENLIELTESITDIASQVYIEPDRRAQFIETLGYEGVVFSFESEIRRADGETMWISENASVRRDPEGNVSYYEGTVEDITERRKAHYFEAERNAADAANRAKSDFLASMSHEIRTPLNGIIGFLDLLAATKLEDNQQRFVDLAKSSAGTLLHLISDILDLSKIEAGGIEFETTEFVVHDLVESVPEMFSAQGRTRGLELNCCIGPDVPQAVVGDPERIRQVLINLFANAVKFTEHGGVNLHVTLANKQSDPNMENKAFVQFAVEDTGIGIPQGRLDRLFKAFSQVDASTTRNYGGTGLGLAICKQLVELMGGEIGVYSEAGKGSTFWFKIPLQCTERSTCDVIPNVQGLRVLAVDDNHMNLQILKEQLQSWGVETTTASSGKRALDLMKEAAERNTPFQLAILDHIMPEMDGLALADRIHQQQAYRDTKLLMLTSYDRDISSDALKRLEMTCLTKPIRQSRLLDTLVSLSGGRHSNEMQARREAETLPINDRRHQDATILVVDDNEINRLVAHEILQAEGFQVMLAENGREAVDKVSRAEIALVLMDCEMPEMDGFEATRKIRQMASSDLPKLQGMPIVALTAQAIKGDQDRCLAAGMNDYVMKPVNRQQLIQTILKQLDQRMSPVSDQASGDVAEQASSGIPDAIHQEQISLAELRERCGNDESLIQRVLQKFTVKAKSEIALLGQHVQNRNMGQVIQVAHSLKGMAANVAAQPVSSVAGTIESAAREQQAEGYERLMQDLSLKFDMCEAAIAHLMKADNPAKGDR, encoded by the coding sequence ATGCCGTCCGCCCTAACACAACTCGATATTGCTTGGATGCTAATTTGTGCCGCCCTGGTCATGCTTATGCAGGGAGGCTTCTGTCTTTTGGAAAGTGGACTGGTTCGTGCCAAGAACAGCTTTAATGTGGCGCTTAAGAACCTGGTCGACTTTTGCGCTTCGGCGGCCGTGTATTGGCTGTTTGGCTTCGCGATTATGTTCGGTGCCAGCTATCACGGTTGGTTCGGGACCACGATGTTCTGCCTTGGTGAAGACGCTTCGCCTTGGCTGATGGCATTCTTTATCTTTCAGATGGTCTTTTGCGGTACGGCGACAACCATCATCTCTGGTGCGGTTGCCGAACGCATTCGCTTTCGCGGTTATTTCATCATCGCCTTAATCGTTTCCGGTGTAATTTATCCGCTGTTCGGCCATTGGGCTTGGGGAGGTGCGGCCGATGGCACTGCTTCTGGCTGGCTGGCCCGGGAAGGTTTCATCGACTTCGCTGGCTCAACGGTGGTTCACTCGGTGGGCGGCTGGGTAGCACTGGCGGCGATCCTTGTGATTGGACCTCGCATTGGACGTTTCGAAGGAGAAAACCCTGGTATTCATGGGCATAACCTGACACTGGCAACCTTTGGCGTGTTGATGCTGTGGTTTGGTTGGTTCGGTTTCAACGGCGGAAGTACGTTGGCGATGAACGACTCGGTGCCGCTGATCATTGTGAACACGAACTTGGCAGCGGCCTTTGGTGGATTAGCTTGTTTGTCATGCTCGTGGCTCATTCATCGTCGTCCCGACGTTGGACATACGATGAATGGTGTTGTCGCGGGGCTCGTTGGTATTACGGCGTCGTGTCATATCGTGGCCCCTTGGGCTGCCGTTGCTATCGGGTGTGGTGCCGGCGTGATCTGTTGCTTGGTAACGGAGCTTTTACCCAAGCTGAAGATCGACGATGTCATCGGTGCTTTCCCCGCCCACGCATGTGCTGGCGCGTTCGGTACGTTGGCCCTCGCTTTCCTGGCCGACCCTAGCCACTTTGGCGAAGGCATGACTGCCTGGTCGCAGTTTTGGGTTCAGTTAAAAGGGGTTGCCGTTTGTGCCACGCTTTCGTTTGGTGGGGGCTTCACGCTGATTTACCTGATCAATTTGGTGCTGCCTTTCCGGACATCGGCCGAGCACGAAGTCGCTGGCCTAAATATCTCGGAGCATGGTGCGAGTACCGAACTGATTGACTTGCTCACGAACATGTCTCGTCATCGCGAGCAAGGCGACTTCTCGCAGAAGGTTGACATCGAGCCGCACACGGAAGTCGGTCAGATCGCTGCCGAGTACAACCGAGTGCTCGAATGCGTCAACAAAGAGATGAAGCAGCGTACCGAAGCCGAGTCGCGTTTCCGCGGGATCTTTGAGAATGCGGTCGAAGGAATCTATCAGACGACTCCTCAAGGGCAATTCATGACCATCAATCCAGCGCTGGCTCGGATGTTGGGATATGAGAATCTAATCGAATTGACGGAGTCGATTACGGATATTGCCAGTCAGGTATATATCGAACCGGATCGCCGCGCCCAATTCATCGAAACCCTTGGCTACGAGGGGGTCGTGTTTAGTTTTGAATCGGAAATCCGACGGGCCGATGGCGAGACGATGTGGATCTCAGAAAATGCATCGGTTCGCCGCGATCCCGAGGGAAATGTCTCGTACTACGAAGGGACCGTAGAGGACATCACCGAGCGGCGCAAAGCACACTACTTCGAGGCCGAGCGTAACGCGGCCGATGCGGCCAATCGCGCCAAGAGTGACTTCCTGGCGAGCATGAGTCACGAAATCCGCACGCCTCTTAATGGCATCATTGGCTTTCTCGATTTGTTGGCTGCTACCAAGCTGGAAGATAACCAACAACGTTTTGTGGATCTAGCAAAGAGTTCGGCTGGGACTCTATTGCACCTAATTAGCGACATTCTCGATCTCTCGAAGATTGAAGCAGGTGGCATCGAGTTTGAAACCACAGAGTTCGTCGTTCACGACCTGGTGGAATCGGTGCCAGAGATGTTCTCAGCCCAAGGACGTACGCGCGGACTGGAACTCAACTGTTGCATTGGACCAGATGTTCCCCAAGCGGTGGTTGGCGATCCAGAGCGAATTCGCCAGGTGTTAATCAACTTGTTCGCCAATGCGGTCAAGTTTACGGAACATGGTGGCGTGAACTTGCATGTCACTCTGGCAAATAAACAAAGCGATCCGAATATGGAGAACAAGGCGTTCGTTCAGTTTGCGGTGGAAGATACCGGGATTGGTATTCCGCAAGGCCGCCTCGATCGCTTGTTCAAAGCTTTCTCGCAAGTGGATGCCTCAACCACGCGGAACTACGGAGGAACGGGGCTTGGGCTGGCAATTTGTAAACAGCTTGTCGAACTCATGGGAGGCGAAATTGGCGTCTATAGCGAGGCAGGAAAGGGATCGACTTTCTGGTTCAAGATTCCTTTGCAGTGCACCGAGCGATCGACTTGCGATGTTATTCCTAACGTCCAGGGCCTGCGGGTTCTAGCGGTCGACGATAACCATATGAATCTTCAAATTCTTAAAGAGCAGTTGCAGTCCTGGGGTGTCGAGACAACAACCGCTAGTAGTGGAAAGCGGGCCCTTGATTTGATGAAGGAAGCGGCAGAAAGGAACACCCCATTCCAGTTGGCAATTCTCGACCATATTATGCCAGAGATGGACGGTTTAGCGCTGGCCGACCGCATTCATCAGCAACAAGCGTATCGCGATACCAAGCTGTTGATGCTCACATCGTACGATCGTGATATATCTAGCGATGCACTTAAGCGATTGGAAATGACGTGCCTGACTAAGCCTATCCGTCAGTCGCGATTGCTCGACACGCTGGTTTCTTTATCCGGTGGCCGGCATTCAAATGAGATGCAAGCTCGCAGAGAAGCGGAAACCTTACCAATCAATGATCGCCGTCACCAGGACGCAACGATTCTTGTCGTAGATGATAACGAGATCAATCGACTGGTTGCCCATGAAATTCTTCAAGCCGAAGGGTTCCAGGTTATGCTGGCCGAAAACGGACGAGAAGCGGTCGACAAGGTAAGCAGGGCGGAGATTGCTCTAGTGTTAATGGACTGCGAAATGCCGGAAATGGACGGCTTCGAGGCGACTCGAAAAATCCGCCAGATGGCATCTTCGGATCTTCCGAAGCTTCAAGGTATGCCGATCGTGGCACTCACCGCGCAGGCCATTAAGGGGGATCAAGATCGTTGCCTTGCGGCCGGCATGAATGATTACGTTATGAAGCCAGTCAATCGTCAGCAATTAATTCAAACCATCCTGAAACAACTGGACCAGCGAATGTCACCGGTCTCGGATCAAGCTTCAGGGGACGTTGCCGAGCAAGCCTCTTCGGGTATTCCTGATGCAATTCACCAAGAGCAGATTTCTCTCGCTGAACTTCGTGAACGGTGTGGAAATGACGAGAGCCTGATTCAGCGGGTTCTACAAAAGTTTACGGTCAAAGCAAAGTCGGAGATCGCACTCCTTGGTCAACACGTTCAGAACAGGAACATGGGCCAGGTGATTCAAGTCGCTCACTCCCTAAAAGGGATGGCTGCGAATGTGGCAGCTCAGCCCGTTTCGAGTGTTGCTGGTACCATCGAGTCTGCTGCTCGGGAGCAGCAGGCTGAAGGATATGAGCGTTTGATGCAAGATCTCAGTCTAAAGTTCGACATGTGCGAAGCGGCCATTGCCCACCTGATGAAAGCAGATAATCCTGCAAAAGGAGATCGATAG
- a CDS encoding sulfatase family protein, whose protein sequence is MDHESSNVIGRLLVGAVSFVLLVTTFGIASERDKAKQPNVIVVMADDMGVGDVSATNPNCKIKTPNLEQMAAEGLTFLDAHTPSSVCTPTRYGLLTGRYNWRSRLARGVLSGTSEHLIPADRPTLGHLMKAAGYHTAMIGKWHLGWDWHKKNGKIDFTKPVTNGPDINGFDQYYGHCGSLDMPPYVWVDTGRITAVPQREEGVTAKEDRYGWYRKGPISPDFVIDDVLPHLFEKSVTYVQEQAKADRAGQPFFLYLALPAPHTPIVPIPPFKDASGLNPYGDFVMQVDHHMGELFAALKENQLDDNTLVFFTSDNGCSPQANIPLLLEKGHDPSAAYRGHKADIYEGGHRVPLIVRWPGHIEKRG, encoded by the coding sequence TTGGATCATGAATCGTCGAATGTTATTGGTCGGCTATTGGTCGGCGCGGTAAGTTTTGTCCTGCTGGTAACCACGTTTGGGATCGCCTCTGAACGAGATAAAGCAAAACAGCCGAACGTCATAGTCGTGATGGCGGATGACATGGGCGTGGGTGATGTCTCGGCAACGAACCCCAACTGCAAAATCAAGACGCCCAATCTTGAGCAGATGGCCGCCGAAGGCCTAACGTTTTTAGATGCTCATACACCCAGTTCGGTTTGTACCCCTACGCGATACGGCCTTTTGACCGGTCGATACAACTGGCGTTCACGACTCGCTCGCGGTGTTTTGAGCGGAACGAGCGAACATCTTATTCCAGCCGACCGCCCTACGCTGGGGCACTTAATGAAAGCTGCCGGCTACCACACCGCTATGATCGGCAAGTGGCATCTCGGTTGGGACTGGCACAAGAAAAATGGCAAGATCGACTTCACTAAACCGGTCACCAACGGACCAGATATTAACGGTTTTGATCAGTACTACGGACATTGCGGTTCGCTCGACATGCCGCCTTATGTTTGGGTAGATACGGGGCGCATAACGGCGGTTCCTCAACGCGAGGAAGGGGTGACTGCAAAAGAAGATCGCTATGGCTGGTACCGAAAGGGGCCGATCAGTCCTGATTTTGTCATCGACGATGTTTTGCCGCATCTCTTTGAAAAGTCGGTTACCTACGTTCAAGAGCAAGCCAAAGCAGACCGTGCTGGTCAACCTTTCTTTCTTTACTTGGCGTTGCCGGCACCTCACACGCCGATTGTGCCTATCCCGCCATTCAAGGACGCCAGCGGATTGAACCCATACGGCGACTTTGTGATGCAGGTCGATCATCATATGGGGGAATTGTTCGCGGCTTTGAAGGAAAACCAACTTGATGACAATACACTGGTTTTCTTTACCAGCGATAATGGCTGTTCACCTCAGGCAAACATTCCGCTGCTGTTAGAAAAAGGGCATGACCCGAGTGCAGCCTATCGCGGACACAAGGCCGATATTTACGAAGGGGGGCATCGCGTTCCCTTAATCGTTCGATGGCCGGGACATATCGAAAAAAGGGGGTAA
- a CDS encoding HD-GYP domain-containing protein, producing the protein MDTRTSILVVDDDDIALDMIESYLTREGFLVFTAINGVEAVKTLEVNEIQIVVTDWEMPMMNGLELCREIRERFTEHYIYSILLTSRGRNDEIVEGMASGADDFMVKPFNPPELLARINAGIRLIGLESRDLVIFALARLAESRDTETGQHLERVRQYSRRLAREMSALPQFSQVIDGEFVRLIYQTSPLHDIGKVGIPDGVLLKPGKLTKDEFEVMKKHTILGAETLDAALKQFPKAKFLQMAKDIAVAHHEKWDGSGYPFGLSGLEIPLAARIVAVADVYDALTTRRIYKDAFSTAYAESIICDGSGKHFDPEVVRAFESCKEDFVRFVQLYSDPTETTCELTEIN; encoded by the coding sequence ATGGACACACGCACCAGTATTTTAGTGGTCGACGATGACGACATCGCACTCGATATGATCGAGAGCTATTTGACGCGGGAAGGCTTCTTGGTGTTCACCGCGATCAATGGCGTCGAAGCGGTCAAGACGCTCGAAGTGAATGAGATTCAGATCGTCGTGACGGACTGGGAAATGCCGATGATGAACGGCCTGGAACTATGCCGTGAGATCCGGGAGCGTTTCACCGAGCATTACATTTACAGTATCTTGCTGACCAGTCGCGGTCGAAATGACGAGATCGTGGAAGGCATGGCATCTGGGGCAGATGACTTCATGGTCAAGCCCTTTAACCCACCAGAACTTTTGGCGCGGATCAATGCTGGTATTCGTCTGATCGGATTGGAATCACGTGACTTAGTCATTTTCGCGTTGGCACGTTTGGCGGAATCGCGTGATACAGAAACAGGCCAACATCTGGAACGGGTTCGGCAGTACTCGCGCCGGTTGGCCCGAGAGATGTCGGCACTCCCCCAGTTTTCTCAGGTGATCGACGGCGAATTTGTGCGATTAATTTACCAGACGAGCCCCCTTCACGATATTGGCAAGGTTGGCATTCCGGACGGCGTTCTGCTCAAGCCAGGCAAGCTGACCAAGGACGAGTTCGAGGTCATGAAGAAGCATACGATCCTCGGAGCGGAAACGCTTGACGCAGCGCTCAAGCAGTTTCCAAAAGCCAAATTTCTGCAGATGGCCAAAGACATTGCGGTGGCCCACCACGAGAAATGGGATGGGAGTGGCTATCCCTTTGGATTGAGCGGGCTAGAGATTCCCCTCGCGGCGCGTATTGTTGCTGTAGCCGATGTGTACGATGCATTAACGACCAGACGCATCTATAAGGATGCGTTTAGCACTGCGTATGCTGAGAGCATTATTTGCGACGGAAGCGGAAAGCATTTCGATCCGGAAGTCGTTCGGGCGTTTGAATCTTGCAAGGAAGATTTCGTACGCTTTGTGCAGTTATACTCCGATCCTACTGAAACAACGTGCGAGTTGACGGAGATCAACTGA